A window of the Zeugodacus cucurbitae isolate PBARC_wt_2022May chromosome 4, idZeuCucr1.2, whole genome shotgun sequence genome harbors these coding sequences:
- the LOC105220766 gene encoding YTH domain-containing protein 1 isoform X2, which produces MKIMADLDAVHLGLDENEADIAEELQDFDESFDTRSEASESGSESSVSQPSISSVSSAASSIGEKRKNKTKKKATKESEKKATSKRSSSPGVGAVNGKNSAGGKKKRSNEESSHKDTESSTKPSESKGTSSKEKKSQKKASSSSKNSTASVANSNGPANTSSGSISAHTNISGNKSEASDAEDKPTTKTPFDSDSESEDSDSAANIKRNGRKAISKSASPEKKTQSGSNTSGKSYDYMTKLNYLFRGTHFFLIKSNNADNVAIAKTKNVWATLPQNEANLNQAFKESRNVLLIFSVNESGKFAGFARMSSQSRRDLSHPAWVLPPSISPKALGGIIELDWICRKELSFNCTSHLYNTWNESKPVKIGRDGQEIEPKVGSELCRLFPEDEKIEMTPILRKSKETAKMMREKGIRVSYRPPRSLSSRGSRGGAGGSSGFPSYRQGDRRSGGSGGPMRHRRTFSSGPHRPYKLPPLGMPPGGGFKRSTSPYRSGGGVGAGGSGGSRAGGGDTGLPSWDRYMNSAEAYMVDYMRSMHGQLPPLPFVPPFAQLPLSASSSGALPPPGPPSMYDQLPPPVRYYDGPPLPDYPPPQPIRPPPPGFDKAPSYEDFAAWKNAGLPTLPDGMPPGFPSFGGSAGTSASNGGNNGNTSGGPNSFRSSSQRSNNSNMMRPRERAGGRDYRGPSGSVSGGSGSRSGGNDRHFRAGGGSSGGARNYRDGRR; this is translated from the exons ATGAAAATTATGGCGGACTTGGACGCAGTACACTTAGGATTAGATGAAAATGAAGCAGATATTGCAGAGGAACTACAAGATTTCGACGAGTCTTTTGATACACGTAGTGAAGCGTCAGAATCTGGTTCGGAGTCTTCGGTCTCACAGCCTAGTATTAGTTCTGTAAGTTCGGCTGCATCGTCTATTGGTGAAAAGCGTAAAAATAAGACAAAGAAAAAAGCCACTAAAGAGAGTGAGAAAAAAGCGACGTCGAAGCGTTCATCTTCGCCGGGGGTGGGAGCCGTGAACGGAAAGAATTCTGCCGGTGGAAAGAAAAAACGTAGTAATGAAGAATCATCACATAAAGACACCGAATCGTCAACTAAACCTTCAGAGAGTAAAGGTACAAgcagtaaagaaaaaaaatcgcaaaagaaAGCTAGCAGTTCTAGCAAAAACTCCACTGCTTCAGTAGCCAATAGTAATGGCCCTGCAAATACAAGTAGTGGGTCTATATCGGCACACACCAACATCAGTGGTAATAAAAGTGAAGCCAGTGATGCAGAAGATAAGCCTACAACGAAAACTCCATTTGATAGTGATTCAGAATCAGAGGACTCTGATTCAGCTGCAAATATAAAACGCAATGGACGCAAGGCGATATCCAAGAGCGCTTCTCCCGAGAAGAAAACACAAAGTGGATCAAATACTAGTGGCAAATCATATGATTATATGACTAAACTGAACTACTTGTTTCGGGGTACTCATTTCTTccttataaaatcaaataatgcCGATAATGTTGCTAttgcaaaaactaaaaatgtttgGGCTACATTACCGCAAAATGAAGCAAATCTCAATCAGGCTTTCAAGGAATCGCGTAATGTCTTGTTAATCTTCTCCGTCAACGAAAGTG GAAAATTTGCTGGATTTGCTCGCATGAGTTCTCAGTCGCGCAGAGATCTTTCTCATCCGGCATGGGTTTTACCACCTAGCATCTCCCCAAAAGCTCTCGGAGGTATCATTGAATTGGATTGGATATGTCGTAAGGAGCTGTCATTCAACTGTACTTCTCACCTATACAATACGTGGAATGAAAGTAAGCCAGTTAAAATTGGACGGGATGGTCAAGAAATTGAACCCAAAGTTGGGTCAGAGCTATGCCGCCTATTCCCCGAAGatgagaaaatcgaaatgacACCCATATTGCGTAAATCGAAAGAGACTGCTAAGATGATGCGTGAAAAGGGAATTCGAGTCTCATATCGCCCACCGCGCAGTTTATCTTCTCGTGGTAGTCGAGGTGGTGCTGGTGGTAGCAGTGGTTTCCCAAGCTACCGGCAAGGTGATCGTCGTTCCGGTGGTAGTGGTGGCCCAATGCGACATAGGCGTACATTTAGTTCTGGACCACATCGTCCTTACAAACTTCCACCTCTAGGAATGCCACCGGGTGGCGGCTTTAAACGCTCAACTTCACCATACCGAAGTGGTGGTGGCGTTGGTGCAGGTGGAAGCGGTGGATCACGCGCAGGTGGTGGTGATACCGGCTTACCGTCGTGGGATCGTTATATGAATTCCGCGGAAGCATACATGGTTGACTACATGCGCTCTATGCATGGACAACTTCCTCCATTACCGTTCGTACCGCCATTTGCGCAACTTCCATTATCTGCATCAAGTTCGGGTGCCTTACCGCCACCAGGTCCACCATCTATGTACGACCAATTACCTCCACCAGTACGTTACTACGATGGGCCACCACTGCCAGATTATCCTCCACCGCAACCAATCAGACCTCCACCACCTGGTTTTGATAAAGCACCATCTTATGAAGACTTTGCAGCTTGGAAAAATGCTGGCTTACCTACTTTACCAGATGGAATGCCACCAGGATTCCCAAGCTTTGGCGGCAGTGCCGGAACGTCAGCTTCCAATGGTGGTAACAATG GCAACACATCAGGTGGTCCGAACAGTTTTCGTAGCAGCAGCCAACGTTCCAACAATTCAAATATGATGCGTCCACGTGAACGAGCTGGAGGTCGCGACTATCGTGGGCCCAGTGGCAGTGTAAGTGGTGGCTCCGGTTCGCGTAGCGGGGGAAACGACAGACATTTCCGCGCTGGTGGTGGTAGCAGCGGTGGAGCGCGTAATTACCGTGATGGTAGACGCTAA
- the LOC105220768 gene encoding ribosome biogenesis protein SPATA5L1: protein MKFNLDQKLSVLPLNIIEENTFQKCLLPKDIFIKYGIRAGAWMKCCIEVTSSNTGYFLCQVYPRDININCCYLDDVVGTATHLESGCSLYSLETIDCQEDDKQQVTITLEITESFFKSRLRKLSYSMLAIAMKQILTPLNLVVGGVVRTKSAANLGISAIYIDGCIDTNENTIFQLDSGTNLCINNLYISAKLNATEVIPFFKHGYELVWKEIEDILCNSKLRDTQIKSNSIRPHLNALLIGPPGCGKTALLNTFIDEHKCNCFHISTENILHEYPGEAEAQLRKEFENALYLTKDLKSKNPTVIIFENIDLLCPVANNASTTDAGNSNRICVQLVKLLDELHNSNASILCIATSSNPSAINASLRRPGRFQHEITIDWPNEQTRKNLFNAMFEFSQSKPFLKPKQLDAELLDLVGKRTQGFVAGDLALLVQNIEQNQVKQVKEYDIGHFVKSALNNVRPAAVHSADVRVYKFVDGFETIGGMDKLKRTLEVSILAGLRKQEKFKQFGLKLPKGLLLYGPPGCAKTTFAKCLAKEADMTFISISSADVYSPYVGAAEKFIVRIFDTARKNAPCLIFFDEIDTLAGRRPINSNSSSDVQVRILSTLLTEMDGVIDGTDENNQQILVVAASNRPDMIDDALLRPGRLSKHIYVPSPDLPSRISILQLIAKRMPFADDINVTEIAEATALYTGADMCNLCNEAALLAFERLSVETSENDYKISAKEFDLALKNSKSSLSTNQLSLYAKFQKQIEAKS, encoded by the exons atgaaatttaatttggatCAGAAACTAAGCGTGTTACCGCTCAACATAATTGAAGAAAACACATTTCAAAAATGCTTACTGCctaaagacatttttattaaatacggCATTCGTGCAGGGGCTTGGATGAAATGTTGTATTGAAGTAACGAGCTCTAACACCGGCTATTTCCTATGCCAAGTTTATCCACGAGACATCAATATAAATTGCTGCTACTTAGACGATGTTGTAGGGACAGCAACTCATTTAGAAAGCGGAtgtagtttatatagcttagaAACAATAGATTGTCAAGAAGATGATAAGCAACAGGTtactataactttggaaatcaCGGAAAGCTTCTTCAAAAGTCGTCTGCGCAAGTTGTCTTACAGCATGTTAGCTATCGCCATGAAGCAGATATTAACACCACTTAATTTGGTTGTAGGAGGTGTGGTGCGCACGAAAAGTGCTGCAAATTTAGGAATATCTGCTATCTATATTGACGGTTGTATTGatacaaatgaaaatacaattttccaaTTGGATAGTGGAACAAATTTGTgtattaacaatttatatattagtgCCAAACTGAATGCAACAGAAGTTATACCATTTTTCAAACATGGTTACGAATTAGTTTGGAAAGAAATTGAGGATATTTTGTGTAACAGCAAGTTACGTGATACGCAAATCAAATCCAATAGTATACGTCCGCATCTTAATGCGCTATTGATCGGTCCACCAGGTTGTGGTAAAACTGCATTGCTGAATACATTTATAGACGAGCATAAATGCAATTGCTTTCACATATCCACGGAAAATATCTTACACGAGTATCCTGGGGAGGCCGAAGCACAATTGCGCAAAGAATTCGAAAATGccttatatttaacaaaagatTTGAAATCTAAAA ATCCAACGGTAATTATCttcgaaaatattgatttattatgtCCCGTCGCAAATAATGCATCCACCACAGATGCAGGCAACTCAAATCGTATATGCGTGCAATTGGTTAAGTTACTCGACGAGCTGCATAATTCTAATGCTAGCATACTATGTATAGCGACTTCATCAAATCCAAGTGCTATAAATGCCAGCTTACGACGACCTGGACGTTTCCAACATGAAATAACCATTGACTGGCCGAATGAGCAGACACGCAAGAATTTGTTTAATGCAATGTTCGAATTCAGTCAGTCAAAACCATTTCTGAAGCCGAAGCAACTTGATGCGGAACTGCTTGACTTAGTTGGGAAACGTACACAAGGTTTTGTGGCAGGAGATTTGGCACTATTGGTGCAAAATATAGAACAAAATCAAGTGAAGCAAGTAAAAGAATACGACATTGGTCATTTTGTAAAATCAGCGCTGAATAAC GTAAGACCCGCTGCGGTGCATAGTGCCGATGTAAGAGTATATAAATTTGTGGATGGTTTCGAAACTATCGGTGGTATGGATAAGCTGAAACGTACATTGGAAGTTAGCATTTTAGCGGGGCTGCGTAAACAAGAAAAGTTCAAACAATTTGGACTAAAATTACCAAaag GTTTACTGCTATATGGTCCACCGGGTTGTGCGAAAACCACCTTTGCGAAATGTCTTGCCAAAGAAGCCGATATGACTTTTATATCAATCTCGAGCGCTGATGTTTACTCGCCTTACGTTGGTGCAGCGGAGAAATTTATCGTACGCATTTTTGATACCGCACGAAAAAATGCACCTTGCCTTATATTTTTCGATGAAATTG ACACGCTTGCCGGTCGACGTCCCATTAACTCGAATAGCTCAAGTGACGTACAGGTTCGCATACTATCAACACTATTGACTGAAATGGATGGCGTTATAGATGGCACGGACGAGAACAACCAGCAAATACTTGTCGTTGCAGCTAGTAATCGACCAGATATGATTGATGATGCTTTATTACGGCCGGGACGTTTaagtaaacatatatatgtgccATCACCGGATTTGCCGTCACGCATATCAATTTTGCAGTTAATTGCCAAACGTATGCCGTTTGCAGATGATATTAATGTAACTGAAATTGCCGAGGCAACAGCACTTTATACAGGTGCCGATATGTGTAATCTATGTAATGAGGCTGCTTTGCTGGCTTTTGAGAGACTGAGTGTTGAAACTAGCgaaaatgattataaaattaGTGCAAAAGAGTTCGATTTAGCTCTCAAGAATTCTAAATCTTCACTCTCGACAAATCAATTAAGTTTATATGCGAAATTTCAAAAGCAAATTGAGGCGAAATCATGA
- the LOC105220767 gene encoding osteopetrosis-associated transmembrane protein 1 has product MHFQRMLIKLVFLLLLVHQVLANICDKYLRELAQKQSAFVQCSTLHAVPVRLCIGCEDPFSDMQGAYMVMREEKNCTEKFFDKDRINIVSTTQSILTGLWTKAYCDDCFASNNSDIFDTKIMDLEDCLRKNKGKECQLCLTQYLDLNEFYLTLDKHNNGQVCYDMQDSMNRTRAHWSKDLNCCHREFDMLLFLVTCCIVVLLPLLFYSTTYALTKRQERYHDVFIEDPRHNGPSTSAMASSSVADLPSTSSTATCPRVPSKKNLTNNEEFTSSDDDDESVEASDIKTRNKIA; this is encoded by the exons tGTACACCAAGTTCTAGCAAAT ATCTGTGACAAATATTTGCGCGAGTTAGCACAAAAGCAAAGTGCATTCGTGCAGTGCTCCACATTGCATGCAGTGCCGGTGAGGCTTTGCATAGGTTGCGAAGACCCATTTTCCGATATGCAAGGTGCTTATATGGTTATGCGCGAAGAGAAGAATTGCACAGAAAAATTCTTCGACAAAGATCGCATCAACATTGTTTCCACAACGCAATCGATTCTAACTGGTTTATGGACAAAGGCTTATTGTGATG ATTGTTTTGCTAGTAATAATTCGGATATATTCGACACAAAAATAATGGATCTAGAAGATTGTCTGCGTAAGAATAAAGGTAAAGAATGTCAGCTATGTTTGACACAATATCTGGATCTAAATGAGTTTTATCTCACTTTGGATAAACATAATAATGGACAAGTTTGTTACGACATGCAGGATTCG ATGAATCGCACGAGAGCTCATTGGTCCAAGGATTTAAATTGCTGTCATCGCGAATTTGATATGTTACTCTTTCTTGTTACGTGCTGTATTGTAGTACTActgccattattattttatagcaCCACATATGCTTTAACAAAACGACAGGAGCGATACCACGATGTGTTTATTGAAG ATCCCAGACACAATGGCCCATCGACAAGTGCTATGGCCAGCAGTTCCGTTGCTGATCTACCGAGCACATCGTCAACGGCCACCTGTCCACGCGTACCTTCAAAGAAGAATTTAACAAACAATGAAGAGTTTACATCTTCCGATGACGATGATGAATCAGTTGAGGCATCGGACATAAAAACTCGTAACAAAATCGCATAA
- the LOC105220766 gene encoding YTH domain-containing protein 1 isoform X1, translating to MKIMADLDAVHLGLDENEADIAEELQDFDESFDTRSEASESGSESSVSQPSISSVSSAASSIGEKRKNKTKKKATKESEKKATSKRSSSPGVGAVNGKNSAGGKKKRSNEESSHKDTESSTKPSESKGTSSKEKKSQKKASSSSKNSTASVANSNGPANTSSGSISAHTNISGNKSEASDAEDKPTTKTPFDSDSESEDSDSAANIKRNGRKAISKSASPEKKTQSGSNTSGKSYDYMTKLNYLFRGTHFFLIKSNNADNVAIAKTKNVWATLPQNEANLNQAFKESRNVLLIFSVNESGKFAGFARMSSQSRRDLSHPAWVLPPSISPKALGGIIELDWICRKELSFNCTSHLYNTWNESKPVKIGRDGQEIEPKVGSELCRLFPEDEKIEMTPILRKSKETAKMMREKGIRVSYRPPRSLSSRGSRGGAGGSSGFPSYRQGDRRSGGSGGPMRHRRTFSSGPHRPYKLPPLGMPPGGGFKRSTSPYRSGGGVGAGGSGGSRAGGGDTGLPSWDRYMNSAEAYMVDYMRSMHGQLPPLPFVPPFAQLPLSASSSGALPPPGPPSMYDQLPPPVRYYDGPPLPDYPPPQPIRPPPPGFDKAPSYEDFAAWKNAGLPTLPDGMPPGFPSFGGSAGTSASNGGNNGIGGSSSVGGGGSFSSSTNAINAGNTSGGPNSFRSSSQRSNNSNMMRPRERAGGRDYRGPSGSVSGGSGSRSGGNDRHFRAGGGSSGGARNYRDGRR from the exons ATGAAAATTATGGCGGACTTGGACGCAGTACACTTAGGATTAGATGAAAATGAAGCAGATATTGCAGAGGAACTACAAGATTTCGACGAGTCTTTTGATACACGTAGTGAAGCGTCAGAATCTGGTTCGGAGTCTTCGGTCTCACAGCCTAGTATTAGTTCTGTAAGTTCGGCTGCATCGTCTATTGGTGAAAAGCGTAAAAATAAGACAAAGAAAAAAGCCACTAAAGAGAGTGAGAAAAAAGCGACGTCGAAGCGTTCATCTTCGCCGGGGGTGGGAGCCGTGAACGGAAAGAATTCTGCCGGTGGAAAGAAAAAACGTAGTAATGAAGAATCATCACATAAAGACACCGAATCGTCAACTAAACCTTCAGAGAGTAAAGGTACAAgcagtaaagaaaaaaaatcgcaaaagaaAGCTAGCAGTTCTAGCAAAAACTCCACTGCTTCAGTAGCCAATAGTAATGGCCCTGCAAATACAAGTAGTGGGTCTATATCGGCACACACCAACATCAGTGGTAATAAAAGTGAAGCCAGTGATGCAGAAGATAAGCCTACAACGAAAACTCCATTTGATAGTGATTCAGAATCAGAGGACTCTGATTCAGCTGCAAATATAAAACGCAATGGACGCAAGGCGATATCCAAGAGCGCTTCTCCCGAGAAGAAAACACAAAGTGGATCAAATACTAGTGGCAAATCATATGATTATATGACTAAACTGAACTACTTGTTTCGGGGTACTCATTTCTTccttataaaatcaaataatgcCGATAATGTTGCTAttgcaaaaactaaaaatgtttgGGCTACATTACCGCAAAATGAAGCAAATCTCAATCAGGCTTTCAAGGAATCGCGTAATGTCTTGTTAATCTTCTCCGTCAACGAAAGTG GAAAATTTGCTGGATTTGCTCGCATGAGTTCTCAGTCGCGCAGAGATCTTTCTCATCCGGCATGGGTTTTACCACCTAGCATCTCCCCAAAAGCTCTCGGAGGTATCATTGAATTGGATTGGATATGTCGTAAGGAGCTGTCATTCAACTGTACTTCTCACCTATACAATACGTGGAATGAAAGTAAGCCAGTTAAAATTGGACGGGATGGTCAAGAAATTGAACCCAAAGTTGGGTCAGAGCTATGCCGCCTATTCCCCGAAGatgagaaaatcgaaatgacACCCATATTGCGTAAATCGAAAGAGACTGCTAAGATGATGCGTGAAAAGGGAATTCGAGTCTCATATCGCCCACCGCGCAGTTTATCTTCTCGTGGTAGTCGAGGTGGTGCTGGTGGTAGCAGTGGTTTCCCAAGCTACCGGCAAGGTGATCGTCGTTCCGGTGGTAGTGGTGGCCCAATGCGACATAGGCGTACATTTAGTTCTGGACCACATCGTCCTTACAAACTTCCACCTCTAGGAATGCCACCGGGTGGCGGCTTTAAACGCTCAACTTCACCATACCGAAGTGGTGGTGGCGTTGGTGCAGGTGGAAGCGGTGGATCACGCGCAGGTGGTGGTGATACCGGCTTACCGTCGTGGGATCGTTATATGAATTCCGCGGAAGCATACATGGTTGACTACATGCGCTCTATGCATGGACAACTTCCTCCATTACCGTTCGTACCGCCATTTGCGCAACTTCCATTATCTGCATCAAGTTCGGGTGCCTTACCGCCACCAGGTCCACCATCTATGTACGACCAATTACCTCCACCAGTACGTTACTACGATGGGCCACCACTGCCAGATTATCCTCCACCGCAACCAATCAGACCTCCACCACCTGGTTTTGATAAAGCACCATCTTATGAAGACTTTGCAGCTTGGAAAAATGCTGGCTTACCTACTTTACCAGATGGAATGCCACCAGGATTCCCAAGCTTTGGCGGCAGTGCCGGAACGTCAGCTTCCAATGGTGGTAACAATGGTATTGGGGGTTCCAGCTCTGTCGGGGGTGGTGGTAGTTTTTCAAGTTCTACTAATGCTATTAATGCAGGCAACACATCAGGTGGTCCGAACAGTTTTCGTAGCAGCAGCCAACGTTCCAACAATTCAAATATGATGCGTCCACGTGAACGAGCTGGAGGTCGCGACTATCGTGGGCCCAGTGGCAGTGTAAGTGGTGGCTCCGGTTCGCGTAGCGGGGGAAACGACAGACATTTCCGCGCTGGTGGTGGTAGCAGCGGTGGAGCGCGTAATTACCGTGATGGTAGACGCTAA